The Amblyomma americanum isolate KBUSLIRL-KWMA chromosome 5, ASM5285725v1, whole genome shotgun sequence genome window below encodes:
- the LOC144134910 gene encoding uncharacterized protein LOC144134910 — MTQRARPDLSDILWADTTCPDNVDLMPTASEVQSSCGCDRRTSRTDSSPEESSTFLLMARRAQLDPAISLPAFGVMASPAQGSACLLRTEQRRPSFNKEPESTQWRQMPSASEVQSSRGCHRRVSRPVSLPKGALQGQTTSSQCLRSTVLPLLHI, encoded by the exons ATGACTCAGCGTGCTCGACCCGATCT CAGCGACATTCTTTGGGCCGACACCACGTGTCCAGACAACGTAGACTTGATGCCTACCGCCTCTGAAGTGCAGTCGTCTTGTGGGTGCGACCGGAGGACGTCAAGAACGGATTCCTCGCCAGAAGAAAGCTCGAC GTTCCTCCTCATGGCCAGGCGAGCTCAGCTCGACCCTGCCATCTCACTTCCCGCATTCGGTGTGATGGCTTCTCCGGCTCAAGGATCAGCCTGTCTGCTTCGGACA gagCAGCGGCGTCCTTCGTTCAATAAAGAGCCAGAATCAACACAATGGAGGCAGATGCCCAGTGCCTCTGAAGTGCAATCGTCACGTGGGTGCCATCGGAGGGTGTCGAGACCTGTTTCCTTGCCGAAA GGAGCACTTCAGGGGCAGACAACCTCCAGCCAGTGTCTGCGAAGTACTGTACTTCCTCTACTACACATATGA